In the genome of Eschrichtius robustus isolate mEscRob2 chromosome 12, mEscRob2.pri, whole genome shotgun sequence, one region contains:
- the TUBB2A gene encoding tubulin beta-2A chain, whose translation MREIVHIQAGQCGNQIGAKFWEVISDEHGIDPTGSYHGDSDLQLERINVYYNEAAGNKYVPRAILVDLEPGTMDSVRSGPFGQIFRPDNFVFGQSGAGNNWAKGHYTEGAELVDSVLDVVRKESESCDCLQGFQLTHSLGGGTGSGMGTLLISKIREEYPDRIMNTFSVMPSPKVSDTVVEPYNATLSVHQLVENTDETYSIDNEALYDICFRTLKLTTPTYGDLNHLVSATMSGVTTCLRFPGQLNADLRKLAVNMVPFPRLHFFMPGFAPLTSRGSQQYRALTVPELTQQMFDSKNMMAACDPRHGRYLTVAAIFRGRMSMKEVDEQMLNVQNKNSSYFVEWIPNNVKTAVCDIPPRGLKMSATFIGNSTAIQELFKRISEQFTAMFRRKAFLHWYTGEGMDEMEFTEAESNMNDLVSEYQQYQDATADEQGEFEEEEGEDEA comes from the exons ATGCGCGAGATCGTGCACATCCAGGCGGGCCAGTGCGGCAACCAGATCGGCGCCAAG TTTTGGGAGGTCATCAGCGATGAGCATGGGATCGACCCCACGGGCAGTTACCATGGAGACAGTGACCTGCAGCTGGAGAGAATCAACGTGTACTACAATGAAGCTGCCG GTAACAAATATGTGCCTCGGGCCATCCTGGTGGATCTGGAGCCGGGCACCATGGACTCGGTCAGGTCTGGACCCTTCGGCCAGATCTTCAGGCCCGACAACTTCGTGTTCG GCCAGAGCGGTGCCGGCAACAACTGGGCCAAGGGCCACTACACGGAGGGCGCGGAGCTGGTGGACTCGGTCCTGGACGTGGTCCGGAAGGAGTCGGAAAGCTGTGACTGTCTGCAGGGCTTCCAGCTGACCCACTCGCTGGGGGGCGGCACCGGCTCCGGGATGGGTACCCTCCTCATCAGCAAGATCCGCGAGGAGTACCCCGACCGCATCATGAACACCTTCAGCGTGATGCCCTCGCCCAAGGTGTCGGACACGGTGGTGGAGCCCTACAACGCCACGCTGTCCGTGCACCAGCTGGTGGAGAACACGGACGAGACCTACTCCATCGACAACGAGGCGCTGTACGACATCTGCTTCCGCACCCTGAAGCTGACCACGCCCACCTACGGGGACCTCAACCACCTGGTGTCGGCCACCATGAGCGGGGTCACCACGTGCCTGCGCTTCCCGGGCCAGCTGAACGCCGACCTGCGCAAGCTGGCCGTGAACATGGTGCCCTTCCCGCGCCTGCACTTCTTCATGCCCGGCTTCGCGCCGCTGACCAGCCGGGGCAGCCAGCAGTACCGCGCGCTGACGGTGCCCGAGCTCACGCAGCAGATGTTCGACTCCAAGAACATGATGGCCGCCTGCGACCCGCGCCACGGCCGCTACCTGACCGTGGCCGCCATCTTCCGGGGCCGCATGTCCATGAAGGAGGTGGACGAGCAGATGCTCAACGTCCAGAACAAGAACAGCAGCTACTTCGTGGAGTGGATCCCCAACAACGTGAAGACGGCCGTGTGCGACATCCCGCCGCGCGGCCTCAAGATGTCGGCCACCTTCATCGGCAACAGCACGGCCATCCAGGAGCTGTTCAAGCGCATCTCGGAGCAGTTCACGGCCATGTTCCGCCGCAAGGCCTTCCTGCACTGGTACACGGGCGAGGGCATGGACGAGATGGAGTTCACCGAGGCCGAGAGCAACATGAACGACCTGGTGTCCGAGTACCAGCAGTACCAGGACGCCACGGCCGACGAGCAGGGGGAgtttgaggaggaggagggcgagGACGAGGCCTGA